A stretch of the Lolium perenne isolate Kyuss_39 chromosome 3, Kyuss_2.0, whole genome shotgun sequence genome encodes the following:
- the LOC127339168 gene encoding uncharacterized protein: MEQHGDLALVARLPEDVLTDVLRRLAATPRWLDISRSVCKAWRAIIDGESLLCTRLPFTGIFISMAVLPFPELFSRPSAPGRPAVSGKLHFLAAAVKVLPDGGCDRRGNHCIKGHCNGLLLLNDYVVNPATQRWDRLPERPPNNAKGMVRHSCCNEYLSFDHTVSSHYQVFRLPYLLQLHWGSNNKYDPIEEASEWPPSRYTLHVFSSRTRRWEQRLFVRQGDAVGTVAETREFSRRLLSVYWRGSLYVHCQNNFVVRLSLSEDKYNIIKLPMDTGREPYLGLSQKGVYLASFVNDHLRVCVMDESNGHAQWILKHDYDLNPVKAFNRQVNGPWILEDINYHFVLSRLPKVNKQAVIRYRQKKKVVVQDKFEWNSDDDDFDEHEDIVEAHQHKYFDMEILGFHPYKEIIFLSRAESLKVNATGFAYHLNSFKLESLGSIYPTDYAKFDVIGLPNESCYIDSFPYTPMY, translated from the exons ATGGAACAACACGGCGACCTGGCGCTGGTGGCGCGCCTGCCGGAGGACGTGCTCACCGACGTGCTGCGGCGCCTGGCCGCCACGCCGCGCTGGCTCGACATCTCCCGCTCCGTCTGCAAAGCATGGCGAGCCATCATCGACGGCGAGAGCCTCCTCTGCACACGGCTCCCCTTCACGGGAATCTTCATCAGCATGGCGGTGCTCCCGTTCCCCGAGCTGTTCTCCCGCCCCTCCGCGCCGGGCCGGCCCGCCGTCAGCGGCAAGCTCCACTTCCTGGCCGCGGCCGTCAAGGTCCTCCCCGACGGAGGCTGTGACCGGCGAGGGAACCACTGCATCAAGGGCCACTGCAACGGGCTACTCTTGCTCAACGACTACGTGGTTAACCCCGCCACGCAGCGCTGGGACCGTCTTCCCGAGCGCCCGCCAAACAATGCCAAGGGGATGGTTCGGCATTCCTGCTGCAACGAGTACCTCTCCTTTGATCACACCGTGTCGTCCCACTACCAGGTGTTCCGGCTCCCCTATTTGTTGCAACTCCATTGGGGATCTAACAACAAATATGATCCCATTGAGGAGGCATCCGAGTGGCCACCATCTCGATATACCTTGCATGTATTCTCGTCGAGGACACGCCGCTGGGAACAGAGATTATTTGTTCGACAAGGGGATGCCGTCGGGACCGTTGCTGAGACGCGTGAGTTTTCAAGGCGACTTCTCTCCGTCTACTGGCGAGGATCACTTTACGTGCATTGCCAGAATAATTTTGTTGTGAG ATTATCTTTGTCCGAAGACAAATACAACATCATTAAGCTACCAATGGATACGGGAAGAGAACCCTATCTAGGATTATCCCAAAAAGGGGTATACTTAGCATCATTTGTTAATGATCATCTTCGGGTTTGCGTCATGGATGAATCGAATGGTCATGCGCAGTGGATACTGAAGCATGATTATGACCTCAATCCTGTGAAAGCATTTAACCGCCAAGTAAATGGACCATGGATCTTAGAGGACATCAACTATCACTTCGTTCTTTCTCGACTTCCAAAGGTGAACAAGCAAGCGGTGATTCGATACCGTCAGAAAAAGAAAGTAGTAGTTCAAGACAAGTTTGAGTGGAACTCCGACGATGACGATTTTGATGAACATGAAGACATAGTTGAAGCGCACCAACATAAATATTTTGATATGGAGATACTTGGATTCCACCCATATAAAGAGATTATCTTTTTAAGTAGGGCGGAGAGTTTAAAAGTGAATGCGACGGGATTTGCATATCATTTGAATAGCTTCAAACTGGAAAGCTTGGGTAGCATATACCCAACAGATTACGCCAAATTCGACGTCATCGGCCTACCCAATGAAAGTTGTTACATCGATTCATTTCCGTACACACCAATGTATTGA